Proteins co-encoded in one Fusarium fujikuroi IMI 58289 draft genome, chromosome FFUJ_chr06 genomic window:
- a CDS encoding probable nitrogen catabolic enzyme regulatory protein NIT-2, producing MNPIITEHDFRFPRRPSAWPGAAIHNAPTQRSGNSNRIPNSRDASASFKEHKTDMATTYSLARQGLGGSALFPFLQNGLADSDRSIDRMQQDDPLATQVWKFFARTKHQLPSQHRMENLTWRMMALNIRRHKEEQQQRQDEADARRKKNMDAGSRLGRPMMQSSPSGIAQLRKSSENNLAQPDAMNLDDFIFSDNSGSPINFASPEGDKMVDDRSGSSMASAIPIKSRKEPSLQNFVPQSVPVQPAHQATQGSEFNYVNRHLRKTSIDDRRTRKRPANFSPQVPAVNSTAAQNDLDLDSELHDYSLDQPNQAGIPQQSNGSNVPFNIDTFMENDSMVNNGNFQQNFSFSPSTSPMIPHGPFSGMYHNSSVPSASMSNNNNNSDFYSPPASAYPSNVSTPHPVPEQEGFYFGSQDARTQRPQGFQQSIGSMLSQQFMYGGSNGNSGSTMFSAPGTASESMSAYSTAPSSFGHIDPSQVFQNEQAVTSPTIQMPQDNMFSFGADSDDEDNNAFADRNVSMQKDMSSSLDESGAMGWDASLPGQFSTQAARFPGGPTRKQVMIGGTTTDFVDNNGDWESNGLERSQSQSFRGGNLRRQHPKLPRNASTPVHFGGQQNGFEQLAQSMQSSPAGDGNGTMSGFSSVAPSRPSSPPMSKQGSTTNLQAAAGNGNDGNAPTTCTNCFTQTTPLWRRNPEGQPLCNACGLFLKLHGVVRPLSLKTDVIKKRNRGSGTNVPVGGSSTRSKKTASTLNSRKNSTLSMSTATANSTKPNSSNPTPRVTTPPATSQPPSSKDVDSPVSGTTSGANTAGSTPNSHFGGPGPSSGAVGGKGVVPIAAAPPKTSPGPGASSMSMQRPATASSKRQRRHSKSIGGDVPVSMDIDSPDSTSSIDGPRPFGSSAGLSSLPGGMSASSFNLNQRPSTLGSATGMISMSGGQTSSLIGSSAGPQEWEWLTMSL from the exons ATGAACCCAATAATAACAGAGCACGACTTTCGTTttccaagaaggccaagtgCATGGCCTGGCGCTGCTATTCACAACGCTCCCACTCAGCGCAGCGGCAACTCGAACCGCATCCCAAACTCTCGTGACGCTTCGGCCAGCTTCAAGGAGCACAAGACCGATATGGCCACCACATATTCCCTTGCCCGGCAGGGCCTGGGCGGCAGCGCCCTTTTCCCTTTTCTCCAGAATGGCTTGGCCGACTCCGATCGCAGTATCGACAGAATGCAACAGGATGATCCGCTTGCGACTCAGGTCTGGAAATTCTTCGCGAGGACCAAGCACCAGCTCCCTAGCCAGCACCGCATGGAGAATCTGACTTGGCGTATGATGGCTCTCAACATTCGCAGGCACAAggaagagcagcagcaaaggcAAGACGAGGCGGATGCTCGAAGAAAAAAGAACATGGACGCTGGCAGCCG GCTTGGACGCCCAATGATGCAAAGCTCTCCCAGTGGCATTGCCCAGCTGAGAAAGTCTTCTGAAAACAATCTCGCTCAACCTGATGCCATGAATCTTGACGACTTCATTTTTTCTGACAATTCTGGCTCGCCTATCAACTTTGCCTCTCCTGAAGGCGATAAAATGGTTGACGATAGGTCTGGCAGTTCAATGGCGTCGGCCATCCCAATCAAATCCCGCAAGGAACCATCTCTCCAGAATTTTGTCCCACAGTCGGTGCCCGTCCAGCCAGCTCACCAAGCTACTCAGGGTAGCGAATTCAACTATGTGAACCGACATCTTCGAAAAACGAGCATCGATGACCGCAGG ACTCGAAAGCGCCCTGCTAATTTCTCCCCCCAAGTCCCAGCTGTTAACAGCACTGCGGCGCAGAATGACCTCGATCTTGATTCAGAGTTGCACGACTATTCCCTAGACCAGCCCAACCAGGCCGGTATCCCTCAGCAGTCTAATGGCAGCAATGTTCCCTTCAACATCGATACTTTTATGGAAAATGACTCCATGGTCAACAATGGAAATTTCCAGCAGAACTTCTCATTTTCTCCTTCTACATCACCTATGATACCCCATGGTCCCTTTTCTGGCATGTACCACAATTCGTCTGTCCCTTCAGCATCGatgagcaacaacaacaacaatagcGACTTTTATTCGCCACCAGCGTCTGCGTATCCCTCAAATGTCTCGACCCCTCATCCTGTGCCTGAGCAGGAAGGGTTCTATTTTGGATCCCAGGATGCGCGAACGCAACGTCCACAAGGCTTTCAGCAGAGCATTGGCAGTATGCTTAGCCAGCAGTTCATGTATGGTGGCTCGAACGGCAACAGCGGCAGCACTATGTTCTCTGCTCCGGGCACAGCATCGGAGTCAATGTCAGCATATAGCACTGCTCCTAGCTCATTTGGGCACATCGACCCTTCCCAGGTGTTCCAAAACGAACAAGCTGTCACTTCACCCACAATTCAGATGCCGCAAGATAACATGTTTTCTTTTGGAGCCGActccgatgatgaggataaCAACGCATTTGCTGATCGCAATGTTTCAATGCAAAAGGACATGTCTTCATCACTTGATGAGTCGGGAGCGATGGGCTGGGATGCTAGCCTGCCAGGCCAGTTCAGCACCCAAGCAGCTCGTTTCCCTGGCGGGCCAACTCGCAAGCAGGTGATGATTGGGGGAACAACAACTGATTTTGTCGACAACAACGGAGACTGGGAATCGAATGGCCTTGAGCGATCGCAGTCGCAGTCTTTTAGAGGAGGAAACCTAAGAAGGCAGCATCCTAAATTACCGCGAAATGCATCTACGCCAGTTCATTTTGGCGGACAGCAAAATGGTTTTGAGCAGCTTGCACAGTCGATGCAAAGCTCTCCTGCTGGTGATGGCAACGGGACCATGTCAGGATTCTCATCTGTGGCCCCAAGCAGACCATCTTCGCCTCCCATGTCAAAGCAGGGCTCAACCACCAACTTGCAGGCAGCTGCCGGTAATGGGAACGATGGAAATGCTCCGACCACGTGTACGAACTGTTTCACCCAGACAACGCCTTTATGGAGACGAAACCCTGAAGGACAACCACTGTGTAACGCCTGTGGTCTTTTCCTGAAGTTGCACGGCGTGGTGAGACCGTTGAGTTTGAAGACGGACGTGATTAAGAAACGAAATCGTGGTTCCGGGACCAATGTACCAGTTGGAGGGAGCAGTACGAGGTCTAAGAAGACGGCGAGTACCCTGAACTCTCGCAAAAACTCGACCTTGTCGATGTCCACTGCGACGGCAAATAGCACCAAACCAAACAGCAGCAACCCCACGCCCAGAGTTACGACACCACCTGCTACTAGTCAACCCCCTAGCAGTAAGGATGTTGATAGCCCAGTAAGTGGTACTACATCGGGTGCCAACACCGCTGGAAGCACTCCAAACAGCCATTTTGGTGGTCCAGGACCCTCTTCTGGCGCTGTGGGTGGTAAAGGGGTTGTACCCATCGCGGCTGCGCCCCCAAAGACTAGCCCTGGACCTGGTGCCTCATCAATGTCAATGCAGCGTCCCGCCACAGCTTCGTCAAAACGACAACGCCGCCACAGCAAGAGCATTGGAGGAGATGTGCCAGTATCGATGGATATCGACAGTCCCGATTCAACCAGCTCTATCGACGGCCCCCGTCCCTTCGGCTCCTCAGCTGGACTCTCGAGTTTGCCCGGTGGCATGTCcgccagcagcttcaacttgAACCAGCGGCCTAGTACGCTAGGGTCGGCTACTGGTATGATCAGCATGTCTGGTGGGCAAACAAGCTCGTTGATTGGTAGCTCTGCCGGTCCTCAAGAATGGGAATGGCTGACGATGAGTCTATGA